The segment cttgaatctaaactctgcaggtctccggccttccagggactgagtttgacacccgtggcttagaaagaaagagtgaggttctctgtcccctttcgtgtgggtttccctgtgtctcctgggggcaaagggccacagctcctcttcagggcaggtgaaatgatgctttgtggaaaactgtgaggttccaggtaaattccctgaatctcatccagcgacattgcgtgtaggcccgtgcaatccttttatttacagtgaagtcaaaattctgcatgcatgctggctaatgctacatgaaggcagcaatagcatccctctcatatgcatgtaacacgtggccacatcctcctgaggttttgtgaagtttcaaaggccatattgctgcactggcccggtcctgaagatttgccttgtacaacgttcggaagattagacccttccgatcagagcaggccacacaactccttgtccaagctctttgttttctccagactggactactgctatgctcccttggcgggtcttccggcacgtactatcaagcctctgcaactgatccaggatgcagcagcgagactggtcttcaacgagccaaagaaagcccacgtcacacctctcttcataattttgcactggctaccaatagctgttcgcatcagattcaaggtactgatgtttgcctacaagataaccactggctctgcagcaatatacctaaagtcgctggtgcagacctacgcttgctttctgcaagtgaacgatgcctcgtggtgccatcccaaagaggcacaaaatcactctcaaggaccttttcctggactgttcccagctggtggatcggcctgcctatctcaattcgagcagcggaggctttaacccttttcaaaaagtgtctaaaaactcatccttgtcttcaacgcctgcccaattaatactagcatttgcctaatgcgtcgttttgtcaaagttaacgccctgctggcccaacgtagcagaagactgaagtctctgtctgcagccaaaggataggtctgtcagaagtgggattcgaacccacgcctccaggggagactgcgacctgaacgcagcgccttagaccgctcggccatcctgacacccttgcctggctagagatggcctgttcgagccgcacctgaaaccagggacctagaagctactttttctctgttcgggccccctttagcccacgggcctcgttggcgcagttaggcagcgcgtcagtctcataatctgtaggtcgtgagttcgagcctcacacggggcagggtggttctttttttctgataactgagagagcttagaccaggggtgtcaaactaaattcctttagggcccgagccctgtagagtgttgttccaacccttctcaaacacacaaggcatgtagttttcaaatgagcctgaagggcatgattagttggatcaggtgtgttctatcaggcttgaatctaaactctgcaggtctccggccttccagggactgagtttgacacccgtggcttagaaagaaagagtgaggttctctgtcccctttcgtgtgggtttccctgtgtctcctgggggcaaaaggccacagctcctcttcagggcaggtgaaatgatgctttgtggaaaactgtgaggttccaggtaaattccctgaatctcatccagcgacattgcgtgtaggcccgtgcaatccttttatttacagtgaagtcaaaattctgcatgcatgctggctaatgctacatgaaggcagcaatagcatccctctcatattcatgtaacacgtggccacgtcctactgaggttttgtgaagtttcaaaggccatattgctgcactggcccggtcctgaagatttgccttgtacaacgttcggaagattagacccttccgatcagagcaggccacacaactccttgtccaagctctttgttttctccagactggactactgctatgctcccttggcgggtcttccggcacgtactatcaagcctctgcaactgatccaggatgcagcagcgagactggtcttcaacgagccaaagaaagcccacgtcacacctctcttcataattttgcactggcttccaatagctgttcgcatcagattcaaggtactgatgtttgcctacaagataaccactggctctgcagcaatatacctaaagtcgatggtgcagacctacgcttgctttctgcaagtgaacgatgcctcgtggtgccatcccaaagaggcacaaaatcactctcaaggaccttttcctggactgttcccagctggtggatcggcctgcctatctcaattcgagcagcggaggctttaacccttttcaaaaagtgtctaaaaactcatccttgtcttcaacgcctgcccaattaatactagcatttgcctaatgcgtcgttttgtcaaagttaacgccctgctggcccaacgtagcagaagactgaagtctctgtctgcagccaaaggataggtctgtcagaagtgggattcgaacccacgcctccaggggagactgcgacctgagcgctagctgacgaaggatagtccgacataatttcagaaatgttgagcaatgtcgaactgcgcagccaatcgcatcgaagcgccatgacatttggaccaatcgcgtcgaagcgccttaacatttccagccaatcaaaaagcgCAATTCATAACATTCTCTTGACATTCGTGacatttggccaatcagagaGCAAGGGGATGCCGGCGGCACGTTTCCGCGTATCACCGCTAGGTGGAGGGGTCAGCGCTTCTAGTCAGGTGTCAATCAAGTTGCCGAAACGTGCCGAAGGTGTACGAAAGAATGACATCGTCCTCAGGAGGTGTGTCAAGGGTCAAAAAAGTTCATTACCGAAGTTCGTGACCTACGACGAGTATCATTGCCGCGGAGCTCAGCATCATTTTTACGGAGGACAgcgaaacttcattttaaaactaaatacgGCGATATTACCGACGACGACAACAGTTAAGAAATTATCatctaattgcaaaaaaaaatttgtattcaattttttattattagtgtaattttaactgttttaattgtTCTTTCAAAACTGTTTCATCAAAGTCAATAAAAATGTCTGGCAAACAACAAAAATCACATAAAGCTATGTCGGACGCTGAATGGATTTCGCGTTTAAAAAAGTTTGCCAGCACAGGAATGTGGCCATCAAATGAAGGTAACAGGCCTGCTCCTAGACAGAAAAAGTGGTACGAGATTTATCAAagggtgagtgagtgtttgttacctttgcatgatagagagaaaaaaaacacttaagtgtTTGTTGACTTGCATAATCGAACATTATTAGTATAgttgtttaatgtatttgcataagaGAACAACAGATTAGGCTCCATTacaaacatttacctggtcccATTCATTGGTATGGTGtaatgtgatggttgtgttatgtttatgtaatgttgcaggtattttGAGATTTATGTCATACTGTTAATGAAAAGTTACATCAAAGACCTTTTGTGTACTGGGAGACTCAGAGATTTGAGAGGGGGAAGGGACAGTGAATGAATAGGTGGTCTGAAGGTGTGAAATGTTCCTCTCTTGTATCTCTCTCCTTTAAAGAGAGATACCAGCTCTAACATTATATGTAAGATAAGCTTGACTTGTGTCCTAGACATTAATCAgtgaatgaattaatatattaatttaataaagtattttatgctTTATACTCACTTGTATTGTGCATTACATTTGTTATAATACTTACAGATTGAGAAATGTCCGATGCTGTCTCGTGGCCAAACAACCTTGCTTGgaggtgtgctgaaatgcatCTGTGGTTTTCACACTCTAAAGGTAACATTAATGTAGcaagtattttttgttaatattatttactgaaatgttttctttctgaattgttatatgtattttttattaaatttttttggttgTGTTAAGCAGCCCACTGCGTCAAACGTTACTGGACTAGCACAAAAGGTGGTGGAACAACCTCATGCTGCTGAAACAGCAAAGAAGGTCATGGAGCAGAGTCAGCCTGACCTCCAGCCTCATCCCCTGCCCAAGCCCCAGCCAACTGCACCTGTGGAAGCAAGagttgcaacacaattttcaTTGGTAAGAATTGCTTTTTTGTAGCACTGAAGTATGAGCTCAGTTCAAATTCGAGGAAGTTCAGaaagtaagaagaaaaaaagaaaaagcaagaattCTATGAGATGCTGGTTGAGACCTGCTAATTTTCACACCTCTTGTACAATGGGGGCAACTGTTGTCTGCTGATTGGTCGGTTTGAATATCTCAGCTTTGgtttaagtcacatggtcaagAATAAATGAAGATTGTAACCTGCCTGCTTTCTCCCTTTCATCTCTGGGCTCTACTCTTTGATTGTCCTCTTTGTCTCTAACTGAGCTCTGCCTTTGTTGAAGGTCACTGAGCTAGACTCATGTCCCTCATGGCATCTCTCTCAAtacttctcatgtgttaaagctcttttttttcctgcaagtaaatgctgcatttacttaaaattgtaatattaacacAAATAGTAATGCTTGCTATTATAACACATtctgtcttctcacatttttAGTTTACCAAATCAAGATTTACCGGGTCTCAcattgctgcagcaaagccaaatcTCAGTTTGGCCAGGAGAACTTCTCAGGCTGAAGACCAGCCCAGCGCAGCAGTGTCTAGTGCCTCTAGACCAAGCACTACAgtctctgtaagtaatggcaTAATCTATATTGTACTCTATGAAGACACGTTTCACGTTCCATTCTATAcaaattattaaactatttaaactatttttttaataacagaaaaccatatattaataaacaaaaaagttatattttataaatagatttcatataaattactattcaaaagttattgATGTTAAGATAGTGTTACTTTTATTGAAAAAggaggcattaaattgataaaaaaatctcagacacaaaagatttctattcaacatcatgttacaaacgatttctatttcaaataaatgctgttcttcaaacttaattctgaaaaatacCACCTGTCATATTTATGGACTTTTGTATTTTCTCTCCTCATGTTCCTCAACCTAGTTTGTGTCTCCTCTTGATTATGTCATTCAGTTAATCTGTGTCTAGTTAATTTACTCATTTGTCCCTCATTGGTCTGTCTACTTAAATTTTAGTCTGTTCAGTTTGTCTTGGTCTATGTGTTACTGCCTTCCTTTGTGTGGGttaattaaagattatttacccttgattttcatctttgtgtgcTTTCCCCAACACCATAAGTGTGGCAACCACTGTAATGCAGTTTTATTATCAGCTATTTTCACGTTTTCAACTAATAATGAAGGTTTATGTTcaatagaatggtttctgaaggatcatgtaacactgaagactggagtaatgatgctgaaaattggtTCTTGCCAccgtataaataaattacatttcctatttttaaactttaaattgtagtaatgttCCACAATTTAACTATCTTTTtagtttttaactgtattttttatcaaatgcaaccttggtgagcagaataggTTTCTTTTATAAACATTTGGGCCTCAAACTTTGCAACTGTAGTGTATGATTTAATCTAGGACGACTAAGTTATTGTAATGTTCTATTTGCAAAATCTATATTTTACTTCATGATTGTACAGACACCAGATCCTACAGTTCCAACCCctgtccccagagccactgcAGATGTGTCCAATCCCGCTCAGCCATGCAGGACTGTCTCTGTAAGTAATTTCATATTCTGTTGgtccaaaaatgtaattaaatcagcTTTTACCAGACACTTAATGGAGATGTAAAAAGGATTACATGCCATGAAAATTGAATATTACTTTTATAACCAGTAGTTCCTTAAAACACAttcatgctgaaaaaaacaacaacaatcaaacTATTGTCATAATGTCAATTGAGTTTACATGATACTGATTTATTGATGATAAacagtgtatagatgttaacattCATGTGTCAGAATAAATAGATATTGGTTATAAAGTCtcagaattcttttttatttcatattcaacaggatttcaggattattttgttcctttttttggatGACTTCCGTGTATAATGTAAAGTTATCAGTTTCATTGTCGTAATAATCATTGTAATACCATGTAATACAATGATGATTTTATGTGAAAGTAATCAGGgatacaaataaaattcttaaagtgattaaaaagtaaaatgaacTTACTAAACTTAATGTTTTGCCTTTTTTTCCATCACAGACTGCTCCTTCTGGGGCATTATTGCAAGGTCCATCTGTAGTTCAACTTCCTCGTTTGTGGTCTGAGACCATACCACCAGAGGATCACAAGTGGATTGGCAAAAGGCTTTTCAAAATTGGATCCAAAGGAAAGCCAGCACTTCGTGATGACCTCCAGCTCTGGTATTACCCCCCACAACCAGCACTTATTTACAATCAGGCTCCAGCTCCAGACAGATTCTTTTGTCATACTCTTCTGCTGTGGATGCCATACAAGCTGTGGAGGGTTAAGGTTCTCTGTCCCAATCCAGCCTGCGGACAACATCAGCTGACAGGAGGTGGTCTGCACAAAAGGGCACGGCAGGTTCTAGACATTGACAGAACATACAATATGGTCACAGAAACCCTTATCTGTACAAAGTGTAGAGCCTCGCATGTGTCCTGGAGTCAGACTGTCCTGCAACAGCTAGATCTGGGCCATCGCTCTGAGTTTCAGGTCATCCTCACGCGGAAGTAAGTACACTTTCATTCCTCATCCAGTTGTTAGCCCATCAtcacgtgtgtgtatgtatgcaaatactttacaattaaatagctaaaatatatgaatatgtggATTTTGCTTTTCCTAAGGTACGCCTGTGATATGCGGGTCATCAGGCTCTTGCGTGAGCGTGGCTTAGGCAATAGTCCCACTAGGGTGATAAAGCAGCTGCGTGAAAACCACAGCGAGCAGTGGCTCCATCGTCTGGCCCGGTACACCACCCAATGTGTTGACTTCCTCAATCAACCCGGGGTGATGCCAGTAAATTTCCAGGAGCCCCCAGAGCCTACGGTGGTGCCAAGCTGCAAGTGGTTGCTCACCGTTTACAGCCAAGACATTCTGACCAGGCTGGATGAAATCCATGCCAGAATAACATCCACCTATGGCTCTGTCTTGAAGATGGATTCTACTAAAAAGGTTAGTTGTGGATTTGTTCATTAATGGTGTTTATATACCAGCATGGCACTGTATCTGTATTTTTCATGGTGTGATGTTTGATTTATATTTACAGCATGCTTCATATCATCTCTTATTACAGATCACCAAGAAGCTGGCTGGGACAGCGAGGGGAACGGGACTCTGGCTTACCTCTGTTGGCAACGAGTTTGGTCAGGTGCTCATAAGTGTGCTGACAGCCCAGGAAGGAGCAGGACTTGACATGATGGTAGACGGTCTGGTGAAAAGATACCAGCAGGCTGGTGTAAATCCACCTTCTGTGTTGTACGTGGACTGTGGGTGCTGCAGTGAGGTGAGCGAGAGCAAGCTGAAAACCAGGTTTAGGGGCTGGCCAGATCTCATGATACGCTTGGACATCTGGCATTTTATGCGCAGGATTGCCTTGGGGTGTACAACTGATGCCCATCAGTTGTACCCCATTTTCATGTCACGGCTATCAGCATGCATCTTTGAATGGGATGCAGCTGACGTCTCTATCCTTCGCAAAGCAAAGAGAGAGCTGTTGATGTCccagggttggcctgcgctgacAGATGAAGATGTAAACAAGCATCTGACCAGGGAGGAGCTGGCTCTACATTGCCGGAGGAGGACCCGTGGAGAGGAGACTACCATCCTTCTCCTTGAACAACTGCTTACAGAACTCCTGAGCAGCAAGGGAAATGACTCTCTGGGGGTTCCTCTCTTGGATCGAGAAAGGATGGAGCACATCTGGTGTGTCCAAAAGAAGCACATCAAGTGTATCCAAGACCCTCTTGGTGTTGCCCTCTATACTGAGACCGGGAGCCTAACCAAGGGAGGTGTGCTTCTGAAGACTTACAGATGTGCCAGAGGCTCCACTTCTCTTGAATCCTTTCATTTACACCTTAACCGTTTCATCCCAGGTATGTATTTGTCGAACACACACTGCATGTGCAAAGAAAGAACATTtaagtgtctgtgtgtttaacaTTGCCTAAAAACTGTTGTCTGTTTAAAGGGACCAGTGCAAACAGTCTGAACTTTCAGATTTATTTGTTGGAGGGTCTACACAGGTGGAACCAGGATCGGGAGGCAGCTTCCATGTCATCTGAGCCATCAGCTTTACGCAGCTACACAGGAGAACTTGTTCACTGTGTAAACAGCAATTATGAAAAGCTGTTTGGCAGGAAAGTGGTCCCCACGTTTTGTCCCCCTGCACGTTACACcggtaaaataatttattattgttaattaactTGCAATTCCCGTGTAGTCTcagtcaatattttatttaagcctATACAGTGTACTTTGTATCTGTATTTTTGAACTATAAACTATCAACttgatcaactttttttttcttgaaacatgCCCTCTGTCATCTGATCGATATTTTCTTTCAAGTAAAAGGCCTTTCAGTATAATTGTACAAACGTCTACCTTAATCTCATAAATCACATGTCATTTTGCTGTGGAatcttttttattagaaagtagtTAATTTTTAGAAAGAATAACttgattattattagtaatatttggTGACCATTTACTGTACTGAAGTTACTTTGGTTTACTTGATTAGAAAAGTCAAGTTACATGTAGTAATATTTGAGTAATTACATTTGAGTTACATTTGAGtaattgtatttgtatgtttctcaGTCATCATTGTATTGTATTTCTTTGTTTTGGCCCCACAGTTATAGGTTTatggccttttttttctttttctcctgtaCTATGATCTCCATGATCTCACACTATAACAATATATGAACAACTACAAAGGCCTTATGTATCAAATATGTTGCACAGCAATTATATTTAATTcctattcattgtttttattccaGGTGAGCTCATTGGAGTGCAGTATCTATTCCAGCAGACTGGTCAGGCACTGCAGGACATGAACCCAGACTCTGAAGAGACGGCAGAGCTCATCGAGGAACTTAATGTGGAGGAGCGAGATGAAGATGAGGGCTTCTGTGATGTCAGCGAGGATCACACAATTGCAGATCCCGAGGATGTTCTGTCACCTCCCTCCTCCACTCTGACACTGGGTTCTTCCACCATGGTCACCAGCAGTGACACGGCTGTACTGGGTTCCACATCCCCTTCACTGGTCCCTGATCCTACACCTGCTCCTTCATCACCTGGACCCTCGGGGACTGCTGTGCCACCTTTTCCCTCTGAAACATCTGTTTCACCACTCTCCTCAGAGCCAGAGGATGCTGGTcaggatgatgatgacgatgaagagaCTGTAAGTGCCACTCCTctctatttctttcaaataaactatattaaattaaaataaggatTGATCAACATATACTTCTTGCTACTGCTTTATATCCAGACTTTGCTCAGATTTTAAACTAAAGTCATTAGTAGGCaacaaatcagttttatttagttAGTGCTTTGTACTATACAGATTGTGTTAAACAGCAACACATCAATGGAACTAGTTATGGAACTAGGCATttaacaaatgtgattattatttgtGCTTGTTTTCTTAATAGGCTGTTGACTACCAAAATGTCCCGGGATACCAACATGTGGACAAGCTGGCCGAATATCTGGTGGAGCTCCGGGGTCACACAGCCCTTAGCCTGACCAATCAGGAAGCCAGCACCATAATTGAACTTTGGCAGAACCTGGCTGACCAGGACAAGCAACGGGTGGTGTATGCAGCTAGACACCAGAAGAGACTGCTGAGTGGACGCTTCAGAGTACCAAAGAGGCCCACTAAAACCCCAGGAGTAGAGAGCACCATCAGAAGTGTGCTGGGAGCAAGCAGCGCACCTGCTCAGTGGCCTGACTGTTGCCGTCTGGTGGAAACCATCTTCATCAGGCTTTGCAACACCCACCCAAGCCCCAAGAGAAAAGGCAAGGGAACGCTGTCGAGATGGTCTCTAATCCTCCAGGATTACAGGAGGATAAGGCAGCTTGTACTGGGCAACAGCTTGGTGATGGGAGGAACCTCAATGCAGCTGGTGGAGGTTAACCAGAATACCCTGATTCAGTGGTATAACAACAGACAGAAAAAGCAGGAACTGTCTGTGCTGATTCAGGGCATTCAGTTGCCTCAGCCCCTCCCTGAAGCTCAGGAACCTCTCCAGGCTGCCAAACGCCTACGGACTGAGCCAGAACAATCAGGGGAGCAGCACCAGTACAAGCTACCAGAGAGCACAGCAGGTCAGGCAAAACAGAGGCACACCTCTACTGGGCGACCTCCTCTCAGACCCAAGGCACCAACACAGACTACTATGTTGGTTACGCCATCAGCACCTGGAGCATCAGTGCAGATGGTACCCAATATACTTATACCTGCAGCACCAGGTTTCCCGGGTGTGCCAATGCTTCAGGGTGTGCCAATGTTCCAGGGCATGCCAATGGCTCAAAGACTGCCAATGGTCCAGGGCATGCAAATGGTCCAGGGCATGCCAATGGTCCAGAGGATGCCAATGGTTCAGGGAATGCCAATGGTTCAGGGAATCCCGATGGTCCAGGGAATGCCAGTGGTTCAGGGGATGCCACTGTTACATCCTACAGTTGTGCAGGGCACAAGTTCACAACCAGCTGCCAATCCCCAAACCATGCCTAAGAGACCCTACAAGAGAACTGTAGAGGCGAACACTTGCAAGAAATGCGGACATTTCAAAACCAGTGCAACAGGACATAGCCAGTACAGGGGCAAAGTATACTGCCCACAGTCTGAAACTGTTACAAAAGAACAGTGGTTAGAGGAAATGCGGAGAACTGTTcccaaataatgtatatatttttatttattgtagtgtgtatatagttgtttaaatatagttatagttattatttgtgttgaacattatttaatattttatttactgttttttaaaaacctatttaacttatttgtgtttgtatttaaaa is part of the Carassius gibelio isolate Cgi1373 ecotype wild population from Czech Republic chromosome A4, carGib1.2-hapl.c, whole genome shotgun sequence genome and harbors:
- the LOC127970878 gene encoding uncharacterized protein LOC127970878 — protein: MPYKLWRVKVLCPNPACGQHQLTGGGLHKRARQVLDIDRTYNMVTETLICTKCRASHVSWSQTVLQQLDLGHRSEFQVILTRKYACDMRVIRLLRERGLGNSPTRVIKQLRENHSEQWLHRLARYTTQCVDFLNQPGVMPVNFQEPPEPTVVPSCKWLLTVYSQDILTRLDEIHARITSTYGSVLKMDSTKKITKKLAGTARGTGLWLTSVGNEFGQVLISVLTAQEGAGLDMMVDGLVKRYQQAGVNPPSVLYVDCGCCSEVSESKLKTRFRGWPDLMIRLDIWHFMRRIALGCTTDAHQLYPIFMSRLSACIFEWDAADVSILRKAKRELLMSQGWPALTDEDVNKHLTREELALHCRRRTRGEETTILLLEQLLTELLSSKGNDSLGVPLLDRERMEHIWCVQKKHIKCIQDPLGVALYTETGSLTKGGVLLKTYRCARGSTSLESFHLHLNRFIPGTSANSLNFQIYLLEGLHRWNQDREAASMSSEPSALRSYTGELVHCVNSNYEKLFGRKVVPTFCPPARYTGELIGVQYLFQQTGQALQDMNPDSEETAELIEELNVEERDEDEGFCDVSEDHTIADPEDVLSPPSSTLTLGSSTMVTSSDTAVLGSTSPSLVPDPTPAPSSPGPSGTAVPPFPSETSVSPLSSEPEDAGQDDDDDEETAVDYQNVPGYQHVDKLAEYLVELRGHTALSLTNQEASTIIELWQNLADQDKQRVVYAARHQKRLLSGRFRVPKRPTKTPGVESTIRSVLGASSAPAQWPDCCRLVETIFIRLCNTHPSPKRKGKGTLSRWSLILQDYRRIRQLVLGNSLVMGGTSMQLVEVNQNTLIQWYNNRQKKQELSVLIQGIQLPQPLPEAQEPLQAAKRLRTEPEQSGEQHQYKLPESTAGQAKQRHTSTGRPPLRPKAPTQTTMLVTPSAPGASVQMVPNILIPAAPGFPGVPMLQGVPMFQGMPMAQRLPMVQGMQMVQGMPMVQRMPMVQGMPMVQGIPMVQGMPVVQGMPLLHPTVVQGTSSQPAANPQTMPKRPYKRTVEANTCKKCGHFKTSATGHSQYRGKVYCPQSETVTKEQWLEEMRRTVPK